One stretch of Euphorbia lathyris chromosome 7, ddEupLath1.1, whole genome shotgun sequence DNA includes these proteins:
- the LOC136200877 gene encoding inactive RHOMBOID-like protein 8, with protein sequence MEEAASKADTKLEIKPDNQSFSSELHGSLQGHKTPFFKSRSRRRRSDTWVISVFIILLLVAFLTMMLENNCRINSHGDCVAKALRMLSFQPLYENPLLGPSSSTLDKVGALRKSMLVNHKVWHFFLCPWLHAGLIHLIVNLAGLVFLGFYLEQEFGPLRVGIIYLISALLGTLVTAVFVRDSPVVCSSGAQFGLLGAAFSTLLTNWEFFTDKVKAMLILSIVFTCNFIIGFLPYTGNYSNVGGFISGFLLGFVLLTPPHLNRPTLRIVCLTLLAFLLVGFLVLILLGINISKYCRWCGYFDCIPSKSWCCSDVSTSCEIMTSDTEITLTCISNGNFKVFPYTHLSKARAQDLCTLLCS encoded by the exons ATGGAAGAAGCGGCATCCAAAGCAGACACAAAACTCGAAATCAAGCCGGATAATCAATCGTTTTCCTCGGAGCTCCATGGATCTCTCCAAGGGCATAAGACGCCGTTCTTCAAATCCCGCTCTCGCCGTAGAAGAAGCGATACATGGGTCATTTCCGTCTTCATTATCCTCCTTCTGGTAGCTTTCCTAACAATGATGTTAGAAAACAATTGCCGGATAAATTCTCACGGTGATTGCGTCGCTAAGGCCCTCCGCATGCTGTCGTTTCAGCCGCTCTATGAGAACCCCTTGCTTGGCCCTTCTTCTTCCAC GCTAGATAAAGTTGGGGCTCTTCGCAAATCAATGCTAGTAAACCATAAAGTTTGGCATTTTTTTCTTTGTCCATGGCTGCATGCTGGGCTCATCCATCTCATCGTCAACCTTGCAGGCTTAGTTTTTCTTGGATTTTACCTGGAGCAAGAGTTTGGACCAT TAAGGGTTGGGATAATCTACCTAATTTCTGCCTTACTTGGCACATTGGTAACGGCTGTTTTTGTTCGAGATAGCCCGGTAGTTTGTTCCTCTGGTGCTCAATTTGGATTGCTTGGGGCAGCATTCTCTACTCTTTTAACTAATTGGGAATTTTTCACTGATAAG GTTAAAGCTATGCTGATACTTTCCATTGTCTTTACATGTAATTTCATCATTGGTTTCCTACCTTACACAGGCAACTATTCGAACGTTGGGGGGTTTATTTCCGGATTTCTACTTGGATTTGTGCTTTTAACCCCCCCTCATCTTAACAGGCCTACGTTGAGGATTGTTTGTCTTACCCTCTTAGCTTTcct ACTTGTTGGATTTCTTGTGTTGATCCTCTTAGGCATCAATATAAGCAAGTATTGCAGATGGTGTGGGTATTTTGACTGCATTCCCTCCAAAAGCTGGTGTTGCAGTGATGTCTCAACTTCTTGTGAG ATAATGACAAGTGATACAGAGATAACTCTGACCTGCATTAGCAATGGAAACTTCAAGGTTTTCCCCTATACCCACTTGTCTAAAGCTAGAGCACAAGATTTGTGTACTCTGTTATGCTCCTGA